From the Candidatus Neomarinimicrobiota bacterium genome, the window GGCAGGAAGGGTGAAAGCATATGTTGAGTCAAATCAAAACTATTCCCCACAATACCAGCGATGGCAGTGGTTTTATGGAAGTCCCTGGAACTAAGCATAACCACAGATATCATGATCCCCCCGGTTTGTAGTAAAGCACCTGAGACATAGGATCCAGTGCTGTTCCACCAACCGCTGGCTAGAATCGACTCTCCTGCTGCCAGAAGCTGTGATCGCTCACTCCCAGAGCTGGCCTGTATATATTTTTCACCAAGATGGACCAGAGCAAAGGTTGACTCACCGGCAAAACTTACAACCACAGCGATGAGGGTAAATCCAGCCCCAAAAAAACTTAACACGGGGTTGTGCTTCCACAAGTTCACCAGAAGCGCCGGAAAATTTCCAAGATAAAATCCCACCAGAAGCATCATCATCAGATCAAGCCGCAGCAGGCTGGTCCAGAAGTTGGCTTGTTGAGCGAGAAAAAATTCTTCAGAGCTGGTCACCCTTGGTCCTATGGTAAACGTGACAATCATGTAAGTCGCAATGAGGGTTAATTGCATGATGGAACAAATAGCGCCAATACGATATAACTGTGAATGCATTTTTTTATCCCCTAAGATTAAAGGCGTTCGAAATATGGTTTTGACTCAATCCGTATCAGAAATCAACCAGTGGATGATATTTAGCACGAGCTGTTTGTTATCATAGTTGCCATAATTAAATCCAGCCCGTATGGTTTTAAAAAATATTCTCACCTCTTGCGCTGTGAACATGGCTGCCTCTCCAGCAATGACAATCCTGCCTGAACCGTATTTGCAGGCGATAAGTTGAGATTGTCCAGGCACAGGGAAATAAGTTGATGGTTCTGCTGATACGATTGAGGCGCTAGCCTTTGCATAATAATTTCGGGCTGAATCTGATAGTTGCAGGATTGAGGTCCAGGTAGAGTCAAAACTCAGGGACTGCCCGGTAAAGGTAATGACGCGCTGAATTGCAGGTTCTGGATTGTCAACCTGGAGGATGGGGTGAATGCCCAGCCCTCCATTTTCCCTGCTATACTCCAGCCAGGTAGCCCTGCCAATCTCCGGGTTCTGTCTGGATGTGTCCACGGTCCAGACGCTTTGCATGCCAACCCCCAATGCTCGGGCCAGATCAGCAGCAGCACTGCCAAAGGGGTCATGGTCAGCGATGAGGAACAGGGACCCTCCCTGGCTAATCCATTCGATGAGGACCTCTATTTCGCTCTCCGAAAAGGCACTGGTCATCCCACCATCTTTTTGTTCCTCACCTGTGGCATTGGCGATGATGAGTAAATCAACATGCTGTAATGCTTTTTGGGTAAAGCGGTCTTCATGGATGCTGAGAACGATACCATCATTATTGAGCAAAGTCGCGAATGGTTTATAGGTGGAATGAATATGGTGAAAATTCCCATGACCCGCATCAAATAATACCACAGGAGAGTTCTTAGCGTTGAATGTTGGTCGTTCCACCGACACGTCAGTTCGCATATCTGGTCTCTGATAGACACAGGAAACAAAGATTAATAAGGGTATAATTAATTGAAGTATTCGCTTTTTGTTCACGTGATTCCCCTTCATGTATCAAGCTGATTTGCATTCCGCCATGATAGCGGTGAACTGGCCTGCCCTCTGGAGCGATTAATCAAAGGATGGGCTTGTGCATGGTCTGTCGTGGCCAAGATTGAGTAAATCGAAGCCAGGAGGCAAAGTCTGATGCTTGTTATGTGTTCGCCTGCGCTATTTTTTGCTCTATTTGACCAAATAGATCATACATCAGCTTTGTGATATCTGGCCTATCATTCAACAGAGCAGAAATATTTGTCAGGACAACAATTCCAACCTTATTATCTTTCTCGAAAGCAATTCCACTTGAATACCCCATGGTACCACCGTGATGATAATAGACTCTCTCAGCATGCATTTTTGAATAGTGCCAACCTAGAGCAACGTCATAATCTTCGTCAATCTCATATGTTTTATCATGGGACCAAACAAAAGGTGCTAGATCATCCATATTTGCTTTAACAAATTTCACCATATCCCTGGTGGATGATTTCAAACTCCCTGAGCACACATACAAGTCACTAATAATCAATGGAGCAACCGCTCCCATTTCATTATAACCTACAACCATTTGCTGCCTTTGAGCAGGTGATAAATTAACGACAGTGTTTTCCAGACCTATTTGCCTGCCAATATGGTAGTCGACCAATGATTCAAAGTCACCCCCAAGTTTATCACAAACGATCATGCAGAGAAGTGACATGCCCAAATTGGAGTATGCATAGCTTGAGCCAGGTTTGAAATCATAGGTGCAATTTTGACTCAAGTATTTACTTACAATAGCTATTTCATCTTCATCTGAAATTTCATACTCATAATCCTTTATCAATCCTTCTGGTAATGCATGAATGCCCGATGTATGATTAGCTAAGTGTTGAATCAGAACTGCTTGTCCGGCGAGCTCATACTCACTGAGTTCAATGGGCAAATGTTCTTGGATAGGATCGTCCAGCTCCAAATAGCCTTGCTCCAGACATATTGTCAGAAGCGTTGCAAGAAAGACTTTACTTGTTGATCCGATCTCAAAAAGCTTATCCTCATTTTTGATTGATACCAAAGAATGACCTTCCTTGTGTATACCTAGATATTGGACACTATCCCCAAGGATGACGGCCAATGAGATTTCGGTTTTGTCAGGGTATATTCGACTATTTGCCTCAATTTTGCTTACAATAGCCTGATCAAAGATCCCTTCTTGGAAGGTTACTTCATTTTCAGTTATCGGAGCCAACAGATTGAATAATACAACAAAGATGGCTAGAATAACGCCAAGGATTAATAGTCTGGCATTCATGTTA encodes:
- a CDS encoding beta-lactamase family protein; amino-acid sequence: MNARLLILGVILAIFVVLFNLLAPITENEVTFQEGIFDQAIVSKIEANSRIYPDKTEISLAVILGDSVQYLGIHKEGHSLVSIKNEDKLFEIGSTSKVFLATLLTICLEQGYLELDDPIQEHLPIELSEYELAGQAVLIQHLANHTSGIHALPEGLIKDYEYEISDEDEIAIVSKYLSQNCTYDFKPGSSYAYSNLGMSLLCMIVCDKLGGDFESLVDYHIGRQIGLENTVVNLSPAQRQQMVVGYNEMGAVAPLIISDLYVCSGSLKSSTRDMVKFVKANMDDLAPFVWSHDKTYEIDEDYDVALGWHYSKMHAERVYYHHGGTMGYSSGIAFEKDNKVGIVVLTNISALLNDRPDITKLMYDLFGQIEQKIAQANT